TCATCAGCCTCAAAGACTATGGCGACAGCACCCCCCACCTGAGCTTGCTCGAATACATCAGCGAACAGTTTACCAGCAGTGACAATCACAGCGCCGCCATCGAACAAATCTGCCGTCACGGTCAAGCCCTAGTACTACTAGACGGACTAGATGAAGTTAGAGACAGCGACAGCTACTGGGTAGTGCAAGCAGTACGGCACTTTACCGCCAAGTATCACTTGAATCATTACGTCATCAGTTGTCGGCTGGCAACCAGAGAATACACCTTAGAAGAATTCACCGAAGTCGAAGTGGCCGACTTTAGTCAAGCGCAGATTAGTAGCTTTGCCACCAAATGGTTTGCCAGCAAAGACCCCAGCCAAAGCAATAAATTCCTCACCAAACTGCAGCAACAGCGAGCGATTCAAGAACTTGCCACTAATCCACTGCTATTGACACTGCTGTGTTTAGTGTTTGCCGAATCGGGTGACTTTCCTGCCAATCGAGCAGAGTTGTACAAAGAAGGGCTATCGGTGCTGCTGCGCAAATGGGATGCCAAGCGCAACATCGAGCGCGAGCAAATCTACAAAAAATTGTCAGTGCAGCACAAAGAAGACCTGCTGGGACAAATCGCCTACACCACATTTAAGCGGGGCGACTACTTCTTCCGCCAAAAAGAACTAGAGCAGCAAATCGCTGCTTACATCCGCAACATTCCTAGCGTGAATCTGCAAGCCGAAGCGTTGCAAGTTGATAGCGAAGCTGTGCTTAAATCAATTGAAGCTCAACATGGGTTGTTAGTGGAACGAGCGCGGGGGATCTACTCGTTTTCCCATTTGACATTTCAAGAGTATTTCACAGCTAGAGAGATTGTTGCCACCTCTGACCCCCAGAGGCTAGAGCAAGCGTTGCAGCACTTAGCACGAAGGGTAGCACAACCGCGCTGGCACGAAGTGTTGTTATTGAGTGTGGGGATGTTGCGCCATGGGGATTATTTGTTGCAGTTGATGAAGCAGCAGATTGACTTGCTAGCGGCTGAGCCGCAGTTGCAAGCACTACTGGTGTGGTTGACTCACAAAGCTAGCAGTGTGAATGCTCCCTATCGCTTGGTGACAGTGCGGGCGTTCTATTTGGACTTGGATGTGGCGCGGGTGTTAGATTTGATGGGCGGTACTCTTGATTTGGCTCGCTCTTTTGACCCGGGTTTTACCCATACCCTTGG
This window of the Chroococcidiopsis sp. CCMEE 29 genome carries:
- a CDS encoding NACHT domain-containing NTPase — encoded protein: MKVRARRSLKAKVEGLKRANKAVMSFASKMDLAAELEISRATVQNFFAGKPIGRENFHKICDKLQLEWQEIAEMSDSGESPATAPTTQTSATLVQQLRQMGSAKLQQRCGFMRVLDMSQPLALSEIYTNVNILEKISGRRRLEIADLLKVCEAEEFDRPGLHKTAQAPVLGLEAVQAHPKLIVLGKPGAGKTTFLKHIALECNRGQLQAERLPIFISLKDYGDSTPHLSLLEYISEQFTSSDNHSAAIEQICRHGQALVLLDGLDEVRDSDSYWVVQAVRHFTAKYHLNHYVISCRLATREYTLEEFTEVEVADFSQAQISSFATKWFASKDPSQSNKFLTKLQQQRAIQELATNPLLLTLLCLVFAESGDFPANRAELYKEGLSVLLRKWDAKRNIEREQIYKKLSVQHKEDLLGQIAYTTFKRGDYFFRQKELEQQIAAYIRNIPSVNLQAEALQVDSEAVLKSIEAQHGLLVERARGIYSFSHLTFQEYFTAREIVATSDPQRLEQALQHLARRVAQPRWHEVLLLSVGMLRHGDYLLQLMKQQIDLLAAEPQLQALLVWLTHKASSVNAPYRLVTVRAFYLDLDVARVLDLMGGTLDLARSFDPGFTHTLGLDCELALDRALSRALALTGAINLAFARVRTLERVLALARVLSAVLALAIAKIHNLDGELKKALQELKQQLSDSAEDSKEFEQWWQAHGAAWTEQLRAVMLTYRHLGHDWQLSQQQKQALKQYYYANQLLVDCLNNARYVTRTVRQELEDTLLLPSSLL